Proteins from one Aspergillus nidulans FGSC A4 chromosome VIII genomic window:
- a CDS encoding uncharacterized protein (transcript_id=CADANIAT00002139), which yields MYSIIARNLYWSEISADIQRFIRNSNNLAGCEDLMALGDRLREGVRIVPSTNINKNEASQGSTAKYLCNSRISVERIDESTVILLTDEFSDTLDPDADDQPERYRDNNHICNLGSGIEEYRVWKTTRVYELIENHQRLVRFIARDPWTALPILEKPWSTLEGFMRSVRCYVRS from the exons ATGTATTCTATCATAGCACGAAACCTCTACTGGTCTGAAATCTCTGCAGATATTCAGCGGTTTATAcgcaacagcaacaa CTTAGCTGGTTGCGAGGATCTTATGGCTCTTGGTGATAGACTAAGAGAGGGCGTGAGAATAGTTCCAT CCACTAATATCAACAAGAATGAAGCTAGCCAGGGTTCCACAGCCAAATATCTAT GCAATTCCCGCATTTCAGTTGAACGAATCGACGAAAGCACAGTCATCCTTCTAACGGATGAGTTCAGTGACACCTTAGATCCCGATGCTGATGACCAGCCGGAGCGCTACAGGGACAACAACCACATATGCAACCTGGGTTCCGGAATCGAGGAATACCGCGTGTGGAAGACCACCCGCGTGTACGAACTTATTGAAAATCATCAACGTCTTGTGAGGTTCATTGCTCGTGATCCTTGGACGGCACTTCCGATACTGGAAAAGCCATGGAGTACGCTTGAGGGCTTCATGAGGAGCGTTAGATGCTATGTACGCTCCTAG
- a CDS encoding LysM peptidoglycan-binding domain-containing protein (transcript_id=CADANIAT00002140), translated as MFGGRYSAVLFRLLTVSALVSVALAAVAGKAKYRRDETPNFPYDPDTTSYCTWWWDNDGSIPCSDMPTVWGITLEDFLRWNPSITASCGNFLAEHSYCVEAFGEPEPTSTTATMTTTAGPPGETQPGQIETCNRWDLVESGDSCDTFTAKYPGVTLEDLIAWNSEIGAQCQYLWVGYYICTGVSGFTPTVTTTTATATSTNGVTTPTPTQPGMVSNCDAFHLVESGDSCATVASSNGITQEQFLEWNKGVGAGCSSLWLGYYVCVSTLDVDPTSTITTATSTSTNGVTTPTPIRPGMVGNCDAFHMVVDRDGCTAIAQQYGISMSQLVNYNPEVKADCSGLWLGYYVCVSIIGVEPTTTITTTSTATNGISTPTPTRPGMVSNCDAFYNVQTGDECAVIARNHGISVNQLYTWNTQIGSDCSGLWAGYYICVSVIGVDPTSTTTSTGNGIATPTPTQAGMVGNCMVFHLVVSGDNCESIALDAGITLARFYSWNPGVGSSYKLLSKDQVISSPPLDVGWEVFVCRQGLAVDLVDADVPSIVNTDL; from the exons ATGTTTGGGGGCAGATACTCGGCTGTCCTCTTCCGGCTGCTTACTGTGTCAGCCTTAGTCTCAGTTGCTCTCGCCGCCGTCGCTGGGAAAGCCAAGTACAGGCGAGACGAAACGCCAAATTTCCCTTACGACCCTGACACTACTTCCTACTGTACCTGGTGGTGGGATAATGACGGGTCTATTCCGTGCAGCGATATGCCGACCGTTTGGGGCATTACACTGGAGGATTTTTTGAGATGG AACCCCTCCATCACCGCTTCCTGCGGCAATTTCCTAGCGGAGCACTCCTACTGCGTCGAAGCATTCGGTGAGCCCGAGCCCACCAGCACAACAGCTACAATGACCACGACAGCCGGTCCACCGGGTGAGACCCAGCCCGGTCAGATCGAGACATGTAATCGCTGGGATCTCGTTGAGTCTGGCGACTCCTGCGATACGTTTACGGCTAAGTATCCCGGTGTGACGCTGGAAGATCTCATTGCCTGGAACTCGGAGATTGGGGCGCAGTGCCAGTATCTCTGGGTTGGGTATTAT ATCTGCACGGGCGTATCAGGCTTCACGCCAACGGTAACAACCACAACTGCCACAGCAACATCCACGAACGGGGtaacaacaccaacacccaCGCAACCTGGCATGGTCTCGAATTGCGACGCCTTTCACCTCGTCGAATCAGGCGATAGCTGTGCAACAGTTGCCTCAAGCAACGGCATTACCCAGGAGCAGTTCCTAGAATGGAATAAGGGCGTTGGAGCTGGCTGTTCCTCGCTGTGGCTTGGCTACTACGTCTGCGTTTCAACTCTAGATGTTGACCCAACTTCGACAATCACAACAGCGACAAGCACATCTACGAATGGAGTCACAACCCCCACGCCTATTCGCCCGGGAATGGTGGGCAACTGTGATGCGTTCCATATGGTTGTAGACAGAGACGGGTGTACTGCTATTGCACAGCAGTATGGGATCTCAATGAGCCAACTGGTGAACTATAACCCGGAGGTGAAAGCCGATTGCAGCGGGTTATGGCTGGGATACTACGTTTGTGTTTCAATAATTGGCGTTGAGCCAACAACCACCATTACCACAACCAGCACAGCAACGAACGGGATCTCAACACCCACGCCTACTCGGCCGGGTATGGTCTCTAACTGCGATGCTTTTTACAACGTACAGACAGGCGACGAGTGCGCAGTTATCGCTAGGAACCACGGCATCTCCGTAAACCAGCTCTATACGTGGAACACGCAAATAGGAAGCGACTGCAGTGGACTCTGGGCTGGATATTACATCTGCGTGAGTGTGATCGGCGTCGATCCGACGAGCACGACCACGAGCACAGGGAATGGGATTGCGACGCCGACTCCCACGCAGGCGGGGATGGTGGGGAACTGCATGGTGTTTCACTTGGTTGTTTCAGGGGATAATTGCGAGAGTATTGCGCTGGATGCAGGCATTACGCTGGCGCGGTTCTATAGTTGGAACCCTGGGGTGGGGAGTTC ATATAAGCTGTTGTCGAAGGATCAGGTTATTTCTAGTCCTCCATTGGATGTTGGCTGGGAGGTCTTTGTGTGCA GGCAAGGCTTGGCTGTGGATCTTGTTGACGCTGATGTCCCGTCTATCGTTAACACAGACCTATAA
- a CDS encoding LysM peptidoglycan-binding domain-containing protein (transcript_id=CADANIAT00002141) encodes MVIHDEGFCKERLEDIAEDEQCSECYLKSVQLEINQPIGGSSVSPDEFDELKESCNIPTTSYPVDPTFPGTPSETAGDTINSIANALSVATDRLLMYNGLPLTWDEPFTAGEELCLDQVSQCLIHKVTSSDSCSSLLVLAGPSVTDLMLQSWNPTIGRSCANLETIIGKYICIGPPGQTSTFTPVIPSTTASPTITTPPDTYTWEPAPDSLTNTVNITTTWAFPTETVSIPVHTANSLPSKEDTQAMRDRTAHCPFKDEYNSTIWNAGLGDEEYHLHSWDLDPECTEEYWDPYCLPGPNDPILPSPTEIPSSCYPTITKIIPEGWVEPPGPTESGVPDQCNKWHLVTNGETCAGIAAKYDLSVDKLSELNPALNAQCSNLRGAFAICVRVWVDTVTATPTPTTTTTAGPPGPTGTGTSPTCTKWHLLEKGDTCDSIIAKYGLILSRFRQLNRSVDSECTTLVVGNAYCVGRDTEPALDRLNSSLFNPMMIKHITLQGHASLAIHVVPRSRRLELGLSSHLIKATTACKAPQILRTQNLTMREPESRLS; translated from the exons ATGGTTATACATGACGAAGGTTTCTGCAaggagaggctggaggacattgcagaagacgaacagTGCTCGGAATGCTATCTGAAGTCTGTTCAGTTGGAGATCAATCAGCCAATTGGGGGCTCTTCAGTCAGTCCGGACGAATTTGACGAGCTGAAAGAATCCTGCAATATACCGACGACGTCGTATCCAGTTGATCCAACTTTTCCTGGGACTCCTTCAGAGAC CGCCGGCGACACCATCAACTCTATCGCCAATGCCCTCTCGGTCGCCACAGACCGGCTGCTGATGTATAACGGGCTGCCTTTGACGTGGGACGAACCCTTCACTGCAGGCGAAGAACTGTGCCTCGACCAGGTCTCGCAATGTTTGATTCACAAGGTCACATCCTCAGACAGCTGCTCGTCCCTCCTCGTGCTCGCGGGACCCAGCGTCACCGATTTAATGCTGCAATCATGGAATCCCACCATCGGCCGCTCATGCGCAAACCTAGAAACTATAATAGGAAAATACATCTGCATCGGCCCCCCGGGCCAAACAAGCACGTTTACCCCTGTTATACCTTCGACTACCGCTTCGCCTACAATCACAACGCCTCCAGACACGTATACCTGGGAGCCAGCTCCCGACAGCCTGACAAACACTGTCAACATAACAACTACCTGGGCCTTCCCCACCGAAACGGTCTCAATCCCCGTCCATACAGCGAACTCACTCCCCTCAAAAGAAGACACTCAGGCCATGAGAGACCGCACAGCGCACTGTCCTTTCAAAGACGAATATAACAGCACAATCTGGAATGCTGGCCTAGGCGACGAAGAATATCACCTGCACTCCTGGGACCTCGATCCCGAGTGTACAGAGGAATACTGGGACCCGTACTGCCTCCCAGGCCCCAACGATCCCATCCTCCCCAGTCCAACCGAAATCCCATCTTCATGCTATCCAACAATTACGAAAATTATCCCCGAAGGTTGGGTTGAGCCGCCGGGGCCCACGGAAAGCGGAGTCCCAGATCAATGCAATAAATGGCATCTTGTGACAAATGGCGAGACTTGCGCGGGGATTGCGGCGAAGTATGACCTGTCTGTCGATAAGCTCAGCGAGCTCAACCCGGCGCTTAATGCGCAGTGTAGTAATTTGCGAGGGGCCTTTGCAATATGTGTGCGGGTTTGGGTGGACACGGTTACGGCTACACCTACACCTACTACCACTACAACTGCGGGACCACCTGGACCAACGGGGACGGGGACGAGCCCGACCTGTACGAAGTGGCATCTTCTCGAGAAAG GCGATACGTGCgactccatcatcgccaagtACGGTCTCATCCTGTCTCGCTTCAGGCAGTTGAACAGGAGCGTGGATTCGGAGTGCACAACCTTGGTTGTGGGGAATGCGTACTGCGTAGG ACGTGACACAGAACCAGCCCTTGATAGGCTGAACAGTAGTTTATTCAATCCTATGATGATTAAACATATCACATTGCAGGGTCACGCTAGCCTTGCAATCCATGTCGTCCCTCGCTCGCGAAGACTAGAACTAGGACTTTCGTCTCACCTCATCAAGGCTACAACAGCATGCAAGGCCCCCCAAATCCTTAGGACTCAGAATCTAACCATGCGAGAGCCGGAATCCCGCCTGAGCTAA
- a CDS encoding uncharacterized protein (transcript_id=CADANIAT00002142) yields MCRWGFCGTTEEFCEETDDEETSCQSNCGQPERDTCDSRWETRRIAYYETWADTRECDAFRPEDIPVKALTHLNIAFAGIEDSEITIDSSEMISRIVKLKRRNRSLKVFIAVGGWAFSDPGPTRTAWSDMASTSDNRQKFINSLMDLFETHGLDGVDLDWEYPVAGDRGGKDEDYENYVSLVREMNEAFQKRNPSWDISMAIPASYWYLQHFDVSAMEKEVSWFNLMSYDMRGKWDQFNEWTGPYVFGHTNVTEIEIGVDLLRRNNINLYKVSLGMGFYGRTFTLSDPGCSEPGCEFSDAGLRGECSGESGILTFKEIMARQKRLNQKVIKYDEDSGVKYMVYDENQWITYDDEESFEKKREMLDNECFGGVMIWAIDQDTNDFQALTGLLGDWVTDELLEGGELSDEEKEDLVDEMGGLTGDGCYVTSGCVGGEPTIEGNPECRKGDVVVALVHSPTESYQELYGALSHTADTCGLGQYKRVCCPADSPAVNCQTVGAPEGDSTKCTGGEAELTCGNGRYELITDRYVDAVGQKKCSSGAISVCCDAAPELQKCHWSPCTVFHTCSDGYAQPIATRGDFCEEGEAQNFCCELDEVESYEQDGDITLINMPTMSECSKRGCPSTQFTAAKAKLPNRRAGTWAPCDYYFPGIRHRLCCDPKPDRDLPFDLGKIFPNPIEEDVIYRYTDNYGNNDEDPNGPDETDVGDDPYGFIVLDGDEGALNGEFASSFVFTRSDDGSENPVRKRETLTRNDPNVVDWVFEHEETYHLVYCKRGRDIECEKVFVEGAPDTIITLPRHIGSGPYARIVSMEPVHPHYLSDFHKSKRAVEGHDSMVYNLTFDYRFELIKREDSTVNMRIDYTNLVPYWDDFTGEESGTGKSKRELRAERRWWGGFSDWLEKLTTVRSSDKGKLPLSINKRMLLYSKRARCSRNNVRLEAGMDVTLDAKFDMNARWSYYAQGTIVPLSIDTVYAYFEVTPEARAVIEIEGSAEMQYNSPRIKIIDTLSYPGLAIKGIAAVGPTLDLYASMEAYARVAGKLTGGAKITFPRYEMYFPQNDDSEEFQRFLEPNKDDEQRASGTDMTPILDASVEAIVHIDFKITPEANLGIKVNSPIGSKSALLDAQIVGFVNNTLRFEVQAEANGGIENPPAASYSVFIKFFYNFGGFCSSYSGQSRTLWSGLGREKILWEHHGSTAASKRGLLPEAGGPDRFIPLYNLSSMSETDGILSPRSLEKRVTLEDVPAFNGGKPFFTCNDGGQCSSGGCAGDACEWNPNTSQSTSKRQGDDDNDDGDPMDVDPTQSCVNSIPAMMYNCRYFPDETLPGYGVPIGGICRNILEGLSKNNLDGQPFPLTYSMAGSTERDEDRRYVACEGGSRHDFVIVDREGNMHDYYDTWARQCIEESNVLSDITGDDPGEPGNDNWLSCDEFPFNSVEEGGQDSTLNRMCVPGYQQYIQGNINQLPRRVVQEVSWIDSKGNTKTATKSWTQDWLGYNAKGRQGNPDKDSAWNWAENNWKRFTFHLFNSESDTTVTGSRYEVFNHNLVTKSGFESDMGNVVAAMNFFNNPKYTYEGFNAWCRSDRNGRRNHPLWGERYPNFVRIKG; encoded by the exons ATGTG TCGCTGGGGCTTCTGTGGCACGACAGAGGAGTTCTGCGAGGAAACagatgatgaggagacaAGCTGCCAGAGTAATTGTGGTCAACCTGAGCGAGACACATGCGATAGTCGCTGGGAGACACGCCGGATTGCTTATTATGAGACCTGGGCCGATACCAGAGAATGCGACGCCTTTCGACCGGAGGATATCCCGGTGAAGGCATTGACGCATTTGAACATTGCGTTTGCGGGAATCGAAGACTCGGAAATCACCATTGACAGCTCTGAGATGATCTCGAGGATTgtcaagctgaagaggcgCAATCGATCCTTGAAGGTCTTTATCGCTGTTGGAGGGTGGGCGTTCAGCGATCCTG GGCCAACGAGAACCGCATGGTCCGATATGGCCTCGACCTCGGACAACCGGCAAAAGTTTATCAACAGTCTTATGGACCTTTTCGAGACACACGGGCTTGACGGCGTAGACCTTGACTGGGAGTACCCTGTGGCTG GTGACCGCGGTGGAAAAGACGAGGACTACGAAAACTATGTCTCCCTAGTACGAGAAATGAATGAAGCCTTCCAGAAGCGCAATCCGTCATGGGATATATCGATGGCTATCCCAGCTAGTTACTGGTATCTGCAGCACTTTGATGTATCGGCAATGGAGAAAGAAGTGAGCTGGTTCAACCTCATGAG TTACGATATGCGCGGTAAATGGGATCAATTTAACGAGTGGACAGGTCCATATGTCTTTGGACACACGAATGTCACTGAAATCGAAATTGGAGTAGACCTCTTGCGGCGGAATAATATTAATCTCTACAAAGTCAGCCTAGGAATGGGTTTCTATGGTCGGACCTTCACGCTGTCTGATCCCGGATGCTCGGAGCCCGGCTGTGAATTCAGTGATGCTGGCCTTCGTGGGGAGTGCTCTGGCGAGTCTGGGATTCTCACCTTCAAAG AAATCATGGCCCGCCAAAAGCGGCTAAACCAAAAGGTGATCAAGTACGATGAAGACTCGGGGGTCAAGTACATGGTCTACGACGAAAACCAGTGGATTACctacgatgatgaagagagcttcgagaagaagcgagaAATGCTCGACAACGAGTGCTTTGGGGGTGTCATGATCTGGGCTATTGATCAAGACACTAATGACTTTCAAGCCCTAACTGGCCTTCTGGGCGACTGGGTGACTGACGAGCTCCTCGAAGGAGGCGAACTgagcgatgaggagaaagaagacctGGTTGATGAAATGGGCGGACTGACGGGCGATGGCTGCTATGTCACCAGTGGGTGTGTTGGTGGTGAGCCAACGATCGAGGGTAACCCCGAGTGCAGGAAAGGGGATGTTGTGGTTGCCCTAGTGCATTCGCCCACAGAATCCTACCAGGAACTCTACGGAGCCCTTTCTCATACTGCAGATACCTGCGGACTAGGTCAATATAAACGGGTTTGCTGTCCCGCTGACAGTCCCGCCGTGAACTGCCAGACAGTTGGTGCGCCTGAGGGCGACTCGACTAAGTGTACTGGCGGCGAGGCCGAATTGACTTGTGGGAATGGGCGGTATGAGCTGATCACTGATCGTTATGTGGACGCCGTGGGCCAGAAAAAGTGCTCAAGCGGTGCAATCTCAGTCTGCTGCGATGCGGCACCTGAGCTGCAGAAGTGTCACTGGTCTCCCTGCACGGTTTTCCATACTTGCTCGGACGGTTATGCCCAGCCGATTGCTACTAGGGGCGACTtctgcgaagaaggagaagctcagAACTTTTGCTGTGAACTTGACG AGGTCGAGAGCTACGAGCAAGATGGCGACATTACCCTTATCAACATGCCTACAATGTCGGAATGCTCGAAGAGAGGATGCCCCTCTACCCAGTTCACCGCCGCAAAAGCTAAGTTGCCTAATAGACGTGCTGGAACATGGGCTCCATGTGACTACTATTTCCCCGGTATCAGACATCGCTTGTGCTGTGACCCCAAACCAGACAGGGATTTACCGTTTGATCTCGGGAAGATATTTCCTAATCCTATTGAAGAGGACGTGATATATCGGTATACAGATAACTATGGCAACAATGACGAGGACCCAAACGGCCCTGATGAGACAGATGTGGGCGATGACCCATACGGGTTCATTGTCCTTGACGGCGATGAGGGTGCTCTCAATGGAGAGTTTGCCAGCAGTTTTGTTTTTACGCGTAGTGATGATGGATCTGAGAACCCCGTTAGAAAACGTGAGACGTTGACGCGCAACGACCCCAATGTGGTCGACTGGGTATTCGAGCACGAAGAGACTTACCACTTGGTCTACTGCAAAAGGGGCAGAGATATAGAATGTGAAAAGGTGTTTGTGGAAGGCGCCCCAGACACGATCATTACTCTTCCACGGCATATTGGCTCAGGCCCGTACGCACGCATTGTGTCCATGGAGCCTGTGCATCCGCACTATCTCTCGGACTTCCATAAGTCGAAACGAGCGGTGGAGGGGCATGACTCTATGGTCTATAACCTGACATTTGACTACCGGTTTGAGCTTATCAAGCGCGAGGATTCCACGGTGAACATGCGAATCGACTATACAAATCTTGTCCCCTACTGGGACGATTTCACCGGTGAGGAATCTGGTACTGGAAAATCAAAGCGAGAGCTGCGTGCAGAGAGACGCTGGTGGGGAGGATTCTCCGACTGGCTGGAGAAGCTAACAACCGTACGCTCTTCGGACAAAGGCAAGCTTCCACTTTCTATCAATAAGAGGATGCTTCTGTATAGCAAACGTGCCCGCTGCTCGAGAAACAATGTGCGGCTGGAAGCCGGAATGGATGTCACCCTTGATGCGAAATTCGACATGAACGCCCGATGGTCCTACTATGCACAGGGAACGATTGTGCCCCTGAGCATTGATACCGTGTATGCCTATTTCGAAGTCACCCCGGAAGCCCGGGCAGTTATTGAAATTGAGGGAAGTGCGGAAATGCAGTACAATAGTCCCCGGATCAAAATTATTGACACGCTCTCATACCCGGGATTGGCCATTAAGGGCATTGCCGCGGTAGGCCCTACATTGGATCTCTACGCCTCCATGGAAGCCTACGCGCGGGTTGCCGGGAAACTCACCGGCGGGGCAAAGATTACTTTTCCACGCTATGAGATGTACTTCCCTCAGAATGACGATTCGGAAGAATTCCAGCGATTCTTGGAACCGAAtaaggatgatgagcagcgCGCCTCGGGTACAGACATGACTCCTATTCTGGACGCCAGTGTCGAGGCCATTGTTCATATTGACTTCAAGATCACGCCTGAGGCTAACCTGGGTATTAAGGTGAATTCTCCTATAGGAAGTAAAAGTGCTTTGCTGGATGCGCAGATCGTTGGCTTCGTGAACAATACGTTGCGCTTTGAGGTCcaagcagaagcaaatgGGGGTATTGAGAATCCGCCTGCGGCATCGTATAGCGTGTTCATCAAGTTCTTTTACAACTTCGGTGGGTTTTGCTCTTCTTATTCAG GGCAAT CAAGAACCCTTTGGTCTGGTCTTGGCCGCGAGAAGATCCTCTGGGAGCACCATGGGTCCACTGCAGCCTCCAAGCGAGGTCTCCTGCCAGAAGCAGGGGGCCCAGACAGGTTTATTCCCTTGTATAACCTATCTTCCATGTCAGAAACAGACGGGATTCTATCCCCTCGCTCGCTAGAGAAACGAGTAACGCTAGAAGATGTCCCGGCCTTCAACGGCGGAAAAcccttcttcacctgcaACGACGGAGGCCAGTGTTCGAGCGGTGGGTGCGCGGGCGACGCCTGTGAGTGGAATCCAAATACTTCCCAGTCAACTAGCAAACGCCAAGGTGACGATGACAACGACGATGGTGACCCAATGGACGTCGACCCAACCCAAAGCTGTGTGAATTCCATCCCCGCCATGATGTACAACTGCCGCTACTTTCCCGACGAGACACTCCCAGGATACGGAGTTCCAATCGGGGGGATCTGCCGCAACATCCTTGAAGGCCTCAGCAAGAATAATCTAGACGGACAACCATTCCCCTTGACATACAGTATGGCCGGAAGCACAGAAAGGGATGAGGATCGTCGCTATGTTGCCTGTGAAGGGGGCTCTCGCCACGACTTTGTTATCGTTGATCGGGAGGGAAATATGCATGATTACTACGACACATGGGCTCGGCAATGTATTGAGGAATCGAACGTCCTCTCGGACATTACTGGTGATGATCCAGGGGAGCCAGGGAACGACAACTGGCTTAGCTGTGACGAGTTCCCCTTTAACAGTGTGGAGGAAGGGGGCCAAGACTCGACCCTTAACAGGATGTGTGTGCCTGGGTACCAGCAGTACATTCAAGGGAATATAAATCAGCTCCCACGACGAGTCGTGCAGGAAGTTTCCTGGATCGATTCGAAAGGAAACACAAAAACGGCCACCAAATCATGGACGCAGGACTGGCTTGGTTACAATGCCAAAGGACGCCAGGGCAACCCGGACAAAGATTCGGCGTGGAACTGGGCTGAGAATAACTGGAAGAGATTTACCTTTCATCTGTTCAACTCCGAGTCTGATACTACAGTGACGGGATCGCGGTACGAGGTCTTCAATCACAACCTCGTTACGAAGTCCGGCTTCGAGAGCGATATGGGCAATGTGGTTGCGGCCATGAATTTTTTCAACAACCCTAAGTATACATACGAAGGCTTCAACGCCTGGTGTCGGAGCGATAGAAATGGACGGAGGAATCACCCGCTATGGGGAGAAAGATACCCCAATTTTGTTCGGATCAAGGGGTGA
- a CDS encoding uncharacterized protein (transcript_id=CADANIAT00002143) → MASEDDLNGLDLPEFGSLPFDLYVMEFLGTIPLPEEIPSNVPQNLLTPKERAHDGQIERTFFIRTWYGDPSDPASQQKADDDYAHLVEVISSDYGDMGLMMDKFFIFDEKEEFSSSLLSTQSRDVEFSDDVAIPRPGCMPSYVLAALMHCPDQIEGNRVENLHDLPPAEEAERRQMLLVLVADRKACEEGWVLHLAINHKGQVLPFRIRNGADWVSASYGNWCDGQQLTENTQDPEADVEMYMDHGAGGGGWD, encoded by the exons ATGGCATCAGAAGATGACCTCAACGGCCTCGACCTCCCCGAATTCGGCTCCCTCCCTTTCGACCTTTATGTCATG GAATTTCTTGGCACAATCCCCTTGCCAGAGGAAATCCCCAGCAACGTCCCCCAAAACCTCTTAACTCCCAAAGAACGCGCCCATGACGGGCAGATCGAGCGCACGTTCTTTATCCGGACGTGGTACGGTGATCCTAGTGACCCAGCGAGTCAGCAGAAGGCGGATGACGATTATGCGCATTTGGTTGAGGTTATTTCGTCCGATTATGGGGATATGGGGCTTATGATGGATAAGTTCTTTATTtttgatgagaaggaggagttttcttcctctcttctttctaCTCAGAGCAGAGACGTTGAATTTTCCGACGATGTCGCGATTCCCAGACCTGGATGTATGCCCTCGTATGTTCTGGCCGCGTTGATGCATTGCCCTGACCAGATCGAAGGGAATCGAGTTGAGAACCTTCATGACCTTCCgcctgctgaagaagctgagagACGGCAGATGCTTCTTGTGCTTGTTGCAGATCGCAAGGCGTGTGAAGAAGGATGGGTTCTGCATCTGGCGATCAACCACAAGGGGCAGGTTCTTCCTTTCCGGATCAGGAACGGGGCGGACTGGGTTTCGGCTAGCTACGGAAATTGGTGTGATGGGCAGCAATTGACAGAGAATACGCAGGACCCTGAGGCGGACGTGGAGATGTATATGGATCATGGGGCTGGGGGCGGTGGATGGGATTGA
- a CDS encoding uncharacterized protein (transcript_id=CADANIAT00002144), which produces MEVKRTIGRGRGRISSKVCVADIFIYLSVSSH; this is translated from the exons ATGGAAGTAAAGAGGACAA TTGGACGTGGCCGTGGAAGAATCAG TTCTAAAGTTTGCGTGGCCGATATCTTTATCTACCTCAGCGTGTCTAGCCACTAG